One window of the Crassaminicella thermophila genome contains the following:
- a CDS encoding ABC transporter ATP-binding protein, with translation MKNDRVLEVKNLRTSFFTHVGEVKAIRGVSFHLDKGEAVGLVGESGSGKSVTSMSIMRLLQYPGKIVDGEITFKGKDIVNLSEKEMQSIRGNEMAMIFQDPMTSLNPVYTVGDQIMEAIRKHQGLNKKEARKKAIEMLKLVGIPSPQKRVDNYPHEFSGGMRQRAMIAMALSCEPNLLIADEPTTALDVTIQAQILELMKDLKEKINTSIILITHDLGVVADVCSRIIVMYGGLIMEEGTTEQIFYNPKHPYTMGLLKSIPRLDLGENQRLVPIEGTPPDLLKPPKGCPFAARCPYAMKVCQEMLPPYFETEENHRSMCWLLHKDAPQVDVDTGVKRGRV, from the coding sequence ATGAAAAACGATAGAGTATTAGAAGTAAAAAATCTTAGAACTTCGTTTTTTACCCATGTGGGTGAAGTTAAGGCAATAAGAGGTGTAAGTTTTCATTTAGATAAAGGAGAAGCAGTTGGTCTTGTTGGAGAATCAGGAAGTGGAAAAAGTGTTACATCTATGTCTATTATGAGATTACTTCAGTATCCCGGAAAAATTGTAGATGGAGAAATTACCTTTAAAGGAAAAGATATTGTAAATTTATCAGAAAAAGAAATGCAAAGTATTCGAGGAAATGAAATGGCTATGATCTTCCAAGATCCTATGACATCTTTAAACCCTGTATATACAGTTGGAGATCAGATTATGGAAGCTATAAGAAAACACCAAGGTTTAAATAAAAAAGAAGCAAGAAAAAAGGCAATTGAGATGCTTAAATTGGTGGGGATTCCATCTCCTCAAAAACGTGTAGATAACTATCCACATGAATTTAGTGGAGGAATGAGACAAAGAGCAATGATTGCCATGGCTTTATCTTGTGAACCGAATCTATTAATTGCAGATGAGCCTACAACTGCATTAGATGTTACTATACAGGCGCAAATTCTTGAGCTTATGAAGGATTTAAAGGAAAAAATTAATACATCTATTATTCTTATTACACATGATTTAGGTGTTGTAGCAGATGTATGTAGTAGAATTATTGTTATGTATGGTGGATTGATTATGGAGGAAGGAACGACTGAGCAAATTTTTTATAATCCAAAGCATCCTTATACAATGGGATTATTAAAGTCAATTCCAAGACTTGATTTAGGAGAAAATCAACGATTAGTTCCAATAGAAGGAACTCCTCCAGATTTACTTAAACCTCCGAAGGGATGTCCATTTGCTGCAAGATGTCCTTATGCAATGAAAGTATGTCAAGAAATGCTGCCTCCATATTTTGAGACAGAAGAAAATCATCGCTCTATGTGTTGGTTATTGCATAAAGACGCTCCTCAAGTTGATGTAGATACTGGTGTGAAAAGGGGGAGGGTATAA
- a CDS encoding ABC transporter permease → MDIKNIPQEMWQPISTKDREKEKIARPSMTYWQDAWRRLKKNKLAMLGLVMIAFIFALAIVGPWLSSYSYSEQNLLRGNEAPSADHIFGTDAHGRDLYVRVLYGARISLIVAVVATLVNFFIGIIYGGISGYIGGKVDNIMMRIVDIISTIPLVLYAIILMVVIGSGLKSIIITLGTIYWVRMARIVRGQILSLKEQEYVLAAKTLGAGTWRILFRHLIPNAMGPIIVTMTMQIPSAIFTESFLSFIGLGVSAPMASWGSLASDALGGLRSYPYQLFFPAAAICITMLAFNFLGDGLRDALDPRLRK, encoded by the coding sequence ATGGACATTAAAAATATTCCACAGGAAATGTGGCAGCCGATAAGCACAAAAGATCGAGAAAAAGAAAAAATTGCTCGTCCTAGTATGACTTATTGGCAAGATGCTTGGAGACGACTTAAGAAAAACAAATTAGCTATGTTAGGACTTGTAATGATTGCCTTTATTTTCGCATTAGCAATTGTTGGACCATGGCTTTCATCATATAGTTATTCAGAGCAAAATCTTTTAAGAGGGAATGAAGCACCTAGTGCTGATCATATATTTGGTACGGATGCACATGGTAGAGATTTATATGTAAGGGTATTGTACGGTGCACGTATTTCTCTTATTGTTGCAGTAGTAGCAACTTTGGTTAACTTTTTTATTGGGATCATTTATGGAGGAATTTCAGGATATATAGGTGGAAAAGTTGATAATATTATGATGCGTATTGTAGATATTATTTCTACTATTCCATTGGTTTTATATGCAATTATTCTGATGGTTGTAATTGGTTCAGGTCTTAAGAGTATAATCATTACTTTAGGAACTATATATTGGGTAAGAATGGCGCGGATTGTGCGTGGACAAATTTTAAGTTTAAAAGAACAAGAATATGTTCTAGCAGCTAAAACCTTGGGAGCTGGTACATGGAGGATATTATTTAGACATTTGATTCCAAATGCTATGGGACCAATTATTGTTACAATGACTATGCAAATTCCAAGTGCTATATTTACTGAATCTTTTTTAAGCTTTATAGGACTAGGAGTTTCAGCACCTATGGCTTCATGGGGATCATTAGCTAGTGATGCATTAGGAGGACTTAGGTCATATCCATATCAGTTATTTTTCCCAGCAGCAGCAATATGTATTACAATGCTTGCATTTAACTTCTTAGGTGACGGTTTAAGAGATGCTCTTGACCCACGCTTGCGTAAGTAG
- a CDS encoding ABC transporter permease, with amino-acid sequence MGRFIANRIVSMVITLLLVITITFLLMHAIPGGPFTREKALPPAVIKALEAKYKLDQPLWKQYIDYLGGVIKGDLGPSFQRTGITVNKLIEEGFPVSAKIGGLSVLLVLVLGIPIGIISALKQNKWQDQLAMFMATLGVTIPSFVLGTLIIYIFSSKLGWLPSYGLKSWKHYIGPVIALSGFSLSFVARLTRSSMLEVLQQDYIRTARAKGLSEFVVVGKHALKNALIPVVTYVGPLVAAILTGSFVVERIFAIPGMGKHFVESVGNRDYTVLMGMTIFYALFLVVMVLVVDVAYGFIDPRIKVDE; translated from the coding sequence TTGGGTAGATTCATTGCAAATAGAATAGTTTCTATGGTTATTACGCTATTATTAGTTATTACGATTACTTTTCTTTTAATGCATGCTATACCAGGAGGACCTTTTACAAGAGAGAAAGCTTTACCACCTGCAGTTATTAAGGCTTTAGAGGCTAAGTACAAGCTTGATCAACCATTATGGAAGCAATATATAGATTATCTTGGTGGTGTTATAAAAGGTGATTTAGGACCTTCATTCCAACGTACAGGTATTACAGTAAATAAACTGATTGAAGAAGGATTTCCTGTTTCAGCGAAAATCGGAGGGTTATCAGTACTGTTAGTACTTGTTTTAGGGATTCCAATAGGTATTATTTCAGCATTAAAACAAAACAAATGGCAGGATCAATTAGCTATGTTTATGGCAACATTAGGTGTAACCATACCTAGCTTCGTATTAGGAACATTAATTATTTATATATTTAGTTCAAAACTTGGGTGGCTTCCTTCTTATGGATTAAAAAGCTGGAAACACTATATTGGACCTGTGATTGCTCTTAGTGGATTTTCACTTTCATTTGTTGCAAGACTGACACGTTCTAGTATGTTAGAAGTATTGCAGCAAGATTATATTAGAACAGCAAGAGCAAAGGGATTGTCTGAATTTGTAGTAGTTGGAAAACATGCCTTGAAAAATGCATTGATTCCTGTTGTAACCTATGTAGGACCTCTTGTTGCGGCTATATTAACAGGATCATTTGTAGTTGAGAGAATCTTTGCTATTCCAGGAATGGGTAAACATTTCGTAGAGAGCGTTGGAAATAGAGATTATACAGTATTGATGGGTATGACTATATTTTATGCATTATTTTTAGTCGTTATGGTATTGGTTGTAGATGTTGCTTATGGATTCATTGATCCAAGAATTAAAGTTGATGAATAG
- the gatB gene encoding Asp-tRNA(Asn)/Glu-tRNA(Gln) amidotransferase subunit GatB — protein sequence MKYQTLIGLEIHVELLTASKIFCGCSTAFGGESNTHCCPVCLGLPGALPVLNKKVVEFAVKAGLALNCNIASVCKMDRKNYFYPDLPKAFQTSQYDMPICTNGYIEIDCGKKKKIRIKRVHIEEDAGKTMHAEDGVSLIDYNRCGVPLIEIVTQPDMTSSEEAYKFLERLKSILQYTEVSDCRMEQGSLRCDININVKSEDSSFVSNIVEVKNLNSFKAAAKAIEYEEKRHIDLLKKGENTNKETRRWDESKNKTVIMRMKENVEDYRYFPEPDLVKIEIDSDWVEKIRTSLPEMPNHKKERFIKDYGLPLYDAEILTSSKGMADFFEEVVKEFQDAKMVSNWVMTEFYRSLKESESDIENIKFCAKDFAKLLRLIKRGTISNNIGKRIFKEMYNSGKDPEIIVKEKGLMQISDVDVIKEMVLKVLEEYPESVMDYKNGKGRALGFLVGQVMKVSKGKANPQMVNKIIKKYLDT from the coding sequence ATGAAATATCAAACATTAATTGGTTTAGAAATCCATGTTGAGTTATTAACAGCTTCAAAGATATTTTGCGGATGTAGTACTGCTTTTGGAGGAGAGAGTAATACCCATTGTTGTCCTGTATGTTTGGGACTTCCTGGTGCTTTGCCTGTACTAAATAAAAAAGTAGTAGAATTTGCTGTGAAGGCAGGTTTAGCTCTTAATTGTAACATTGCATCTGTTTGTAAGATGGACAGAAAGAATTATTTTTATCCAGATTTGCCAAAGGCATTTCAAACTTCTCAGTATGATATGCCAATTTGTACAAATGGGTATATAGAAATAGACTGTGGAAAAAAGAAAAAAATTAGAATAAAAAGAGTACATATAGAAGAAGATGCAGGAAAAACAATGCATGCTGAAGATGGCGTGTCTCTTATTGATTACAATAGATGTGGGGTTCCTTTGATTGAAATTGTTACACAACCAGATATGACTTCTTCAGAAGAAGCATATAAATTTCTTGAAAGACTAAAATCCATATTACAATATACAGAAGTTTCCGACTGTAGGATGGAACAAGGTTCATTAAGATGTGATATAAACATTAATGTAAAATCTGAAGATTCTAGTTTTGTGAGTAATATTGTTGAGGTAAAAAACTTAAATTCATTCAAGGCAGCAGCTAAAGCTATAGAATACGAAGAAAAAAGACATATTGATTTGTTGAAAAAAGGAGAAAATACAAATAAAGAAACAAGAAGATGGGACGAATCAAAAAATAAAACAGTCATTATGAGAATGAAAGAAAATGTTGAGGATTATAGATATTTTCCAGAACCAGATTTAGTTAAAATTGAAATAGATAGTGATTGGGTAGAAAAAATAAGGACAAGTTTGCCTGAAATGCCAAATCATAAGAAAGAAAGATTTATAAAGGATTATGGGTTACCTTTATATGATGCAGAGATTTTAACTTCTTCAAAAGGGATGGCAGACTTTTTTGAAGAGGTTGTGAAAGAATTTCAAGATGCAAAGATGGTAAGCAATTGGGTGATGACAGAATTTTATAGAAGTTTAAAAGAAAGTGAAAGTGATATAGAAAATATTAAGTTTTGTGCAAAAGATTTTGCAAAGCTATTAAGATTAATAAAAAGAGGAACTATTAGTAATAATATAGGTAAGAGAATATTTAAAGAAATGTATAATTCAGGAAAAGATCCAGAAATAATTGTAAAAGAAAAAGGACTTATGCAAATATCAGATGTAGATGTGATTAAAGAGATGGTACTGAAGGTTTTAGAGGAATATCCAGAGTCTGTTATGGATTATAAAAATGGGAAGGGTCGTGCATTAGGATTTTTAGTAGGACAGGTAATGAAGGTATCAAAAGGAAAAGCAAATCCACAAATGGTGAACAAAATTATAAAAAAATATTTAGACACTTAA
- the gatA gene encoding Asp-tRNA(Asn)/Glu-tRNA(Gln) amidotransferase subunit GatA codes for MEIYHLTAHEIRDKLQNKEISAKELTELILKRMKNVESKVGAYVYINDENAVSFAEEVDNRIHAGEILSDLVGIPMSLKDNICTEGIFTTCASKILENFIPPYNATVTKMLYEQKSILLGKTNMDEFAMGSSTETSVFKATKNPWDLERVPGGSSGGSAAAVAAGEAFFSLGSDTGGSIRQPASFCGIVGLKPTYGLVSRYGLIAYASSLDQIGPLTKDVEDCALVLNAIVGHDNMDSTSVSFKGVDYKKALINDVEGLKIGILKEYFEEGVDEDIKKAIFDSLKLFESMGAIVEEVSLPHTEYALSAYYIIASSECSSNLARFDGIRYGYRAKNYDSLKDLFIKTRTEGFGEEVKRRIMLGTFSLSLGYYDAYYQKALKVRTLIKQDFEKAFKNFDVLIAPTTPSVAFKIGEKINDPLGMYMSDVCTVPINMAGLPAISIPCGFKDGLPIGLQIIGKHFDESTILRVAYTFEQNTDYHKKRVKL; via the coding sequence ATGGAAATTTATCATTTGACAGCCCATGAAATAAGGGACAAGCTACAAAATAAAGAAATAAGTGCAAAGGAATTAACAGAATTGATTTTAAAAAGAATGAAAAATGTTGAGTCTAAGGTAGGGGCTTATGTTTATATAAATGATGAAAATGCTGTTTCCTTTGCAGAGGAAGTAGATAATAGAATTCATGCTGGTGAGATACTGTCTGATCTAGTAGGAATTCCTATGAGTTTAAAAGATAATATATGTACAGAAGGAATATTTACTACTTGTGCATCAAAAATCCTCGAAAACTTCATACCTCCATATAATGCGACAGTTACAAAAATGCTTTATGAACAAAAAAGCATTTTGCTTGGAAAGACAAATATGGATGAATTTGCTATGGGCTCTTCTACAGAAACTTCAGTTTTTAAAGCAACAAAAAATCCATGGGATTTAGAAAGGGTTCCCGGAGGTTCGAGTGGGGGATCTGCTGCAGCTGTTGCAGCAGGAGAGGCCTTTTTTTCTTTGGGTTCAGATACAGGAGGTTCTATTAGGCAACCTGCTTCATTTTGTGGAATTGTAGGATTAAAGCCCACATATGGATTGGTTTCAAGATACGGATTAATTGCTTATGCATCATCATTAGATCAAATTGGACCTTTGACAAAGGATGTAGAAGATTGTGCATTAGTTTTAAATGCAATTGTAGGACATGATAATATGGATTCTACATCTGTAAGCTTTAAAGGAGTAGATTATAAAAAAGCATTGATAAATGATGTAGAGGGGCTTAAGATTGGAATTTTAAAAGAATATTTTGAAGAAGGAGTAGATGAAGATATAAAGAAAGCAATATTTGATAGTTTAAAGTTATTTGAATCTATGGGTGCTATAGTTGAAGAAGTATCACTTCCTCATACAGAATATGCCTTATCTGCTTATTATATTATTGCTTCATCAGAGTGTAGTTCAAACTTAGCACGCTTTGATGGAATTAGATACGGATACAGAGCAAAAAACTATGATAGTTTAAAAGATTTATTTATAAAGACAAGAACAGAAGGTTTTGGAGAAGAAGTAAAAAGGAGAATTATGTTAGGAACCTTTTCATTGAGTTTAGGCTATTATGATGCCTACTATCAAAAAGCCTTAAAGGTAAGAACGTTAATTAAGCAGGATTTTGAAAAAGCATTTAAAAATTTTGATGTATTAATAGCTCCTACCACACCATCTGTTGCATTCAAAATAGGGGAAAAAATAAATGATCCATTAGGGATGTATATGTCAGATGTATGTACTGTTCCAATAAATATGGCAGGGCTTCCAGCTATTTCGATTCCATGTGGATTTAAGGATGGGCTTCCTATAGGGCTTCAAATAATAGGAAAACATTTTGATGAAAGTACAATTCTAAGAGTTGCTTATACATTTGAACAGAATACAGACTATCATAAAAAAAGAGTTAAGCTATAA
- the gatC gene encoding Asp-tRNA(Asn)/Glu-tRNA(Gln) amidotransferase subunit GatC translates to MAISIKDVEHIADLARLSFTEEEKIRFINQFKVIIEYIDKLNKVDVEGVEPNNHIIPLKNIFREDEIKISMEKEKVLMNAPDQQDGCFRVPKIIE, encoded by the coding sequence AATTAGCATAAAAGATGTAGAGCATATAGCAGATTTGGCAAGATTAAGTTTTACTGAAGAAGAAAAGATAAGATTTATAAATCAGTTTAAAGTTATTATTGAATATATTGATAAACTCAATAAAGTAGATGTTGAAGGGGTTGAACCTAATAATCATATCATTCCATTAAAAAATATATTTAGAGAAGATGAAATAAAAATTTCTATGGAGAAGGAGAAGGTACTTATGAATGCACCTGATCAACAGGATGGATGCTTTAGAGTACCTAAAATAATAGAATAA